Proteins found in one Mycteria americana isolate JAX WOST 10 ecotype Jacksonville Zoo and Gardens chromosome 8, USCA_MyAme_1.0, whole genome shotgun sequence genomic segment:
- the LOC142413487 gene encoding metallothionein-2: MDPQDCTCVAGDSCSCAGSCKCKNCRCRGCRKSCCSCCPASCTNCAKGCVCKEPASSKCSCCH, from the exons atgGACCCCCAGGACTGCACGTGTGTCGCCG GTGACTCCTGCTCCTGCGCCGGGTCCTGCAAGTGCAAGAactgccgctgccggggctgccgcaaGA gctgctgctcctgctgccccgcCAGCTGCACCAACTGTGCCAAGGGCTGCGTGTGCAAGGAGCCGGCCAGCAGCAAGTGCAGCTGCTGCCACTGA